AATCCATTCACTCTGGAAAGGTAGTCAGGAATGGGAAGGCCAGAAGGTGGAGCATTTCCGGCATCGACACCTCTTCAAGCTGCTGTGGGAACTGCCCTACTGGAGTTTTCGCAAACCCAATGTCCTCCGCAATGTTCTCCAGCGCCTTTATCAGCACGAAGTTCATTCTCTACAAAATTTGGGTGAGCTGCTGATGGGCCTCGGTTTCGCTATCGTCAAAGCAAGGGATTTTAGTAAGGCACCACCTGACCTCCTACATGGCGTATGGGCAACCATGCCGGCAACTGCAGCATGGCTCTTGAATCAGCTAACAGGGCTTCCCTACTCAATGGGTGCGCACGCCTACGATGTATTCAGCCATGGTGGTGACTGCTTACTTCCTGCAAAGCTAACCAGTGCCCGACTGGTTCATACCACGACAGCTGCAACACGCAGACGACTTCTTCAGCTTGGTGCAGATTCAGAACGGATTCAACTGGTCCGACGCGGACTTGATCATTTTCCAGAGTTTATACCCGCCCGAAAGAACCCATCAACAATACGCTTCATTACTGTTGGCCGGATGGTTCCCAAGAAAGGATTTAGTGATCAACTTCAGTTATACAAGAAACTGAAGGAAGCCGGTATTTCATTTGAAGCGCGAATCATTGGCGATGGTGGACTCAAACAGAGGTTAATTGACCAGAGAGACCGCCTGGGACTGCAAAGTGAAGTCTCCTTCGTCGGCTGGCTTGATTACGGCTCAGTGATCCGAGAGTATGCCTGGGCTGATGCATTTGTTTTTACTGGAAAAATCGCCTCAAATGGTGATCGTGACGGCCTGCCAAACGTCATTCCCGAGGCTATGGCTTGCGGACTGGTCGTGTTGACCTCTCCTGTTTCAGGGACCGTTGAGGCAATCGAAGACGGAGAAACCGGGTTCGTTTGCCCAATGAATCAGTTCGAAAAATGGCTGGCTGCCGTTCGAGCCATTCAAGCTGAAC
The Rubellicoccus peritrichatus DNA segment above includes these coding regions:
- a CDS encoding glycosyltransferase, with translation MKIAYLFTTFPVQSETFLQRELRLMAKQGVQIQIHSLWKGSQEWEGQKVEHFRHRHLFKLLWELPYWSFRKPNVLRNVLQRLYQHEVHSLQNLGELLMGLGFAIVKARDFSKAPPDLLHGVWATMPATAAWLLNQLTGLPYSMGAHAYDVFSHGGDCLLPAKLTSARLVHTTTAATRRRLLQLGADSERIQLVRRGLDHFPEFIPARKNPSTIRFITVGRMVPKKGFSDQLQLYKKLKEAGISFEARIIGDGGLKQRLIDQRDRLGLQSEVSFVGWLDYGSVIREYAWADAFVFTGKIASNGDRDGLPNVIPEAMACGLVVLTSPVSGTVEAIEDGETGFVCPMNQFEKWLAAVRAIQAELHLVAHIQDKARKWVEENFDNRKNAAALANALRDAVGFCDFPGPQPPRTKSDASVLQMPASQEAVQDYNQQSRAS